Below is a genomic region from Vibrio pomeroyi.
TTCATGGCGCCAATCAGCTACCAAGGCGATCTCACCATCCCTGTAGCGATCTTAGCCAAGTCAATTCAAGCGGTTTTCGGTGAGTACCTAGTCTCTATCATCACTGCGATCGTCGCTTTCATGTCTGTAGCTTCCGTTTTAAGCACCATTTTCAAGCCTACATTCATTACATCGAATTCATTTTTAAACGGCCTTTTCAACCCATCTCCACTGTGGTTGTTGGTTCGTTTGATTGGTGGTGCTGCGGCATTCATGGCGTTCTTCCAAGTAGGTCCAGAGTTTATTTGGGAAGAAAACACCGGTGGTTTAGTGTTAGAAGGCCTACTTCCTACACTGTTCTCAGTATTTATCTTTGCGGGTTTGCTACTGCCTCTTCTACTTAACTTCGGTTTATTAGAATTGTTCGGCACCCTGTTAAGTAAAATCATGCGCCCAATCTTCAACCTACCAGGTCGTAGTGCTATCGACTGTATGGCTTCTTGGTTAGGTGATGGTAGTGTTGGTATCCTTCTTACCAGCAAACAGTACGAGAAGAAATTCTATACTCAGCGTGAAGCTGCAGTTGTTGGTACGACTTTCTCGGCAGTATCGATTACATTCAGCCTTGTGGTAATTGCACAAGTAGAGTTAGAGCACTTGTTCCTACCTTTCTACGCAGCAATCTGTCTAGCGGGTATTGTGGCAGCGGTAATCATCCCTCGCCTTCCACCACTAAGCATGAAGAAAGACACCTTCATTGACGGTAGCAAGCCGCACAAAGACGCTGACGCGATTCCTGCAGGTCACTCAACATTCTCTTGGGGCCTTGAGCTAGCAGTAAACAAAGCGTCACAAGTGAAGTCGGCTAAGTCTGTGTTTGGTGAAGGCGTACGTAACGCTGTGGATATGGTCTTTGGTGTACTGCCAGTGGTTATGGGTCTTGGTACCATGGCGTTGGTGATTGCGGAATACACTTCTGTTTT
It encodes:
- a CDS encoding YjiH family protein, with the protein product MSNNTNTAQTEKSKGSFWVFLIPSLIGLFLFMAPISYQGDLTIPVAILAKSIQAVFGEYLVSIITAIVAFMSVASVLSTIFKPTFITSNSFLNGLFNPSPLWLLVRLIGGAAAFMAFFQVGPEFIWEENTGGLVLEGLLPTLFSVFIFAGLLLPLLLNFGLLELFGTLLSKIMRPIFNLPGRSAIDCMASWLGDGSVGILLTSKQYEKKFYTQREAAVVGTTFSAVSITFSLVVIAQVELEHLFLPFYAAICLAGIVAAVIIPRLPPLSMKKDTFIDGSKPHKDADAIPAGHSTFSWGLELAVNKASQVKSAKSVFGEGVRNAVDMVFGVLPVVMGLGTMALVIAEYTSVFSFLGQPFIPFLELLGVPEAVAASETIVVGFADMFIPAILAASIDNEMTRFVIAAMSVTQLIYMSEVGALLLGSKIPVNILELFIIFILRTLITLPVIAGVAHLIF